The Ectothiorhodospiraceae bacterium BW-2 nucleotide sequence TGTTGGCACAGACTGATAAGCGATTTGAGCAAGTCGATAAGCGATTCGAGGAGATGTTGGCACAGACTGATAAGCGATTTGAGCAAGTCGATAAGCGATTCGAGGAGATATTGGCACAGACTGATAAACGATTTGATCAGGTCGATAAGCGATTCGAGGAGATATTGGCACAGACTGATAAGCGATTTGATCATGTCGATAAGCGATTCGAGGAGATATTGGCACAGACTAATAAGCGATTTGATCAGGTCGATAAGCGATTCGAGGAGATATTGGCACAGACTAATAAGCGATTTGATCAGGTCGATAAGCGATTCGAGGAGATGTTGCTACAGACCGATAAGCGATTTGAGCAGATGGCTGAAGATAATGGACGGAAATTTGAGCAAATTGATAAGCGTTTTGAACAGATGGCCGAAGAGAATAGACGGCAATTTGAGCAGGTCAATAAGCGGCTCGATCTACAACATAATGAAATTATGACGATCCATCTGGAGATGAAGCAGCAGATGCGCTGGTTTTTTGCCACAACGGTAGCGGTAGGTGGTCTGGTGGTAGCGGTACTGCGGCTCTGGCCTATTTGATTGATACCAACGCCGGCGGGTGGTCGTTTACCCTAACCGAGGCACAAATACCCTTCTCATCGCTATCGAGTCGGGGTATCATCTCCTACTGTTCAATATCTACCACACTTAAATAAAAAGGGGTATGCGTGAGTCGAGTTGCTGCAATTCAGATGGCGTCGGGAACCAATATCGGTGCCAATCTGCTCGAAAGTGAGCGCCTGATTGCCAAAGCGGCGGCCTTGGGGGCTGAGCTGGTGGTACTGCCTGAAAATTTCTCGATGATGGGGATGCAGGAGCAGGATAAACTTAAGGTTAAAGAGCGACCGGGAGAGGGGATGGTGCAGCACTTTCTGGCCGAACAGGCGGCTAAACACGCTGTTTGGTTGGTCGGGGGGACGGTGTCGATTGAGTCGTCACAGGCCAATAGGGTCTTTGCCGCTACACCACTCTATAATAGTCACGGCGAGCTAGTCTGCCGCTACGATAAAATTCATCTGTTCGATATCCACCTGCCCGAGACTGGCGAACGCTATAACGAGTCGGAGGCGATAGAGCCGGGGGAGCGTATTGTGGTGGTCGATACCCCATTTGGGCGTCTGGGCATCGCTGTCTGCTACGATCTGCGCTTTCCGGGGCTGTTTCGACGCATGATTGATGAGGAGGTGGAGCTGATCGCACTGCCAGCGGCCTTCACGGCGATGACTGGTAAGGCGCACTGGGAGGTGCTGGTGCGGGCGCGGGCGATTGAGAATTTAAGCTATATGATCGCCTCGGCACAGGGGGGGTACCATGTGAATGGTCGTGAGACCCATGGGGACTCAATGATAGTCGATCCTTGGGGAGTGGTGCTAGATCGGCTGCCGCGCGGTAGTGGGGTGGTGGTGGCCGATGTCGATATGGAGAGGCTGCGAGAGATTCGGCGCAACTTTCCGGTGCTAGAGCATCGTAAGCTCTCCTGTAGTCTCCCTTCACACCACTATCAGATCTCCCCCTCCCGTAGCTGACGCAGGTAGCGAAATAGCTCCCTCGCCGCTTTAGGGGCCGCCTGTCGCTGCTGCTCCTTTTTAGCGTGGTTGATTAGCTGTCGTAGCGGTTGTAGGTTAACCGGACGACCTAGCTCCTCTACTAGCTGTTGCAGCTCACGATTTAAGTTATCACTTGTTACTAGCCGCTCTCGCCACTGCTCTAGCCAGTGGTGGGCGTGGCTGTTCTGCTGCTGTTGGTGGGTTAGCTGCTCTAGTGCAGCGGCAAGGGTGGCGACGCTGTCGGGATCGGCGCGTCGTAGTAGCTTGCCGATAAACTGGCGTTGGCGTTTTATGGCCGAGTGGCTGTGGATCTGCTGTGCTGCGAGTACCGCTTGGAGTAGCTCCTCGGGTAGGGGGAGCTGTTGTAAACGGTTCAGTGGCAGTTGAATGAGCTCTTCACCCAATGCTTGTCGCTGGTGCGCTTGGCGTTTTAGTTCACTCTTACTCGG carries:
- a CDS encoding DUF615 domain-containing protein, translated to MNRSNPDLNDEDSDNALLWPSKSELKRQAHQRQALGEELIQLPLNRLQQLPLPEELLQAVLAAQQIHSHSAIKRQRQFIGKLLRRADPDSVATLAAALEQLTHQQQQNSHAHHWLEQWRERLVTSDNLNRELQQLVEELGRPVNLQPLRQLINHAKKEQQRQAAPKAARELFRYLRQLREGEI
- a CDS encoding carbon-nitrogen hydrolase family protein; the encoded protein is MSRVAAIQMASGTNIGANLLESERLIAKAAALGAELVVLPENFSMMGMQEQDKLKVKERPGEGMVQHFLAEQAAKHAVWLVGGTVSIESSQANRVFAATPLYNSHGELVCRYDKIHLFDIHLPETGERYNESEAIEPGERIVVVDTPFGRLGIAVCYDLRFPGLFRRMIDEEVELIALPAAFTAMTGKAHWEVLVRARAIENLSYMIASAQGGYHVNGRETHGDSMIVDPWGVVLDRLPRGSGVVVADVDMERLREIRRNFPVLEHRKLSCSLPSHHYQISPSRS